AGGGGGTCGGCGAGCGCGGCGGCGAGTTGGTCGAGATCGCAGCGCGCATTCAGGCCAAGGGGCTCGCGCAGCCAGCGTGGAAGCGCGTCGCTCGCGATGAGCATGTTATCCTTTTGCGCCAAATAGAGCTGCTGCCCGCCGCTAGGATCGCGGGCGATCTCGATCGACCCGTCGGGACGGCACTCGAAGGTGACGAAGGTGCCCCAGATGCCGCTGGTTGACCCGTTGGGCTCGTTTTCATCAGCGAGACGGTCCGCTCGTTGGAAAATCTCGCCGATAAGCGTCACTTGTCCTTCGACGTTCACTTGACCACGCGGATCGACCACATCGCCGAGGACCAACATGTCAGCCGTGCGCCGTGCAATCTTCAAGCGCGTAGCTTCTTTGGCGGCGCGCGCGACCAGACGATCAGCGGCCGCTTCGCCAGCTTCCGGATTCATCCAGAAGAGCGCGACATAATGCGGGACCAGCCCCGCCTCAGGCTGCGGCGATCGGCGTATACCAACGGACGTGGTCGACGGTGTCATTGAGGATCACCCCCTCATGTTCGACCCAGCAATGGGCGGCGAACGGAAAGGTCCGCACGCCGAACACCCAGCGGGCGCCAAGCCCATTCAAGGCAAGCAGCTCAAGCAGCAGCATCGAATTCGGGAGACATCGTGCCGCTCCCGGAAACAGCGCGCGGGCCAGGTAGGCTTGTCGCGCGAGCGTGTGGACACGGTCCGCGTCCGCTGCGATACCGTACGCGCGGCGATTGCGGCGGCGCGTCAACTCGAGCCAGCCCGCGGGCTGCCCGACGTGAAGACGACGCCACGCACGTCCAGCTGCCCGCATCAGTACGAGCGCGTCTCCAATGGAAAGCCGATCAGGCGCGTCGCCGAAGATGTCGTTCTCCGCAAGATGCTGCACAGCCCGAAAGGGAGTGACGCAATCGAGCGCGCCATAGAGACCTGCCGCCTCAAGCTCGT
The genomic region above belongs to Sphingomonas sp. J315 and contains:
- a CDS encoding lasso peptide biosynthesis B2 protein, which gives rise to MLYGLIPEVHLADVDGDIVLMDTKRNQYFCIARDAAQTVRGELVGGNRFRGDAPLLDELEAAGLYGALDCVTPFRAVQHLAENDIFGDAPDRLSIGDALVLMRAAGRAWRRLHVGQPAGWLELTRRRNRRAYGIAADADRVHTLARQAYLARALFPGAARCLPNSMLLLELLALNGLGARWVFGVRTFPFAAHCWVEHEGVILNDTVDHVRWYTPIAAA